In Tistrella mobilis, the genomic window GGCTGGCCGCAACCCTGTTCGGCCCCACGGTCACCGCCGTGCTCGGCACCATCGTGCTGCTGTTCCAGGCTTTGCTGCTTGCCCATGGCGGGCTCACCACCCTTGGCGCCAACGTCTTTTCCATGGCGATCGCAGGACCTTTCGTTGCCTGGGGGCTGTTCCACGGCCTCACCCGCATGGGGGCCGGGGCGGCGCTCGCGATCTTCGTGGCGGCGACACTGGGTGATCTTGCGACCTATGTGGTGACCTCGCTGCAGCTGGCGCTCGCCTTCCCCGATCCGGCCGGCGGCATCGCCGGGGCGGCATCGAAGTTCCTGGGTATTTTCGCCCTCACCCAGGTGCCGCTCGCGATCAGCGAGGGGCTGCTGACCGTGGTGGTGTTCAACATGCTCGGCCGCTACAGCCGCTCGGAACTGAAGGCGCTGGATCTGTTCCGCGGGCGGGTGGCGTCATGATGAAGCGCAATCTGATCCTGCTTGCCCTGGTCGTGATGCTGGCCATCGCACCGCTGCTGATCCACCCGCCCGGCACCGTGGAGTTCGCCGGAGCGGACGGTCAGGCCGAGCTGGTGATCGGCGAGATCGCACCCGACTACGAACCCTGGTTCCAGCCGCTTTGGGAACCGCCGAGCGGTGAGATCGAAAGCCTGCTCTTCGCCCTTCAGGCGGCGATCGGCGCCGGGCTGCTCGGCTATTATTTCGGCCTGCGCCGCGGCCGCCGCGATGCGGACCCGGCCGCGGACGATACTGCCGCGGCGCGCGCCGACAGGCCCCGCGCCTGATGCGGGCCATCGATCGTGCCGCGCAGACCAATCGCTGGCGCAGACGACCGGCTGCCGAAAAGGCCCTGATCTTCATCGGGCTGATGCTGGTCTCGCTGGTCGTGGCCGGCTGGATCGGCCAGATCGTGATCCTGCTGCTGGTCCTCTGCCTGGT contains:
- a CDS encoding energy-coupling factor ABC transporter permease is translated as MHIMEGYLPATHAALWAAVSAPFVIHGARRITRLVRETPEVKLLLAASGAYVFVLSALKLPSVTGSCSHPTGTGLAATLFGPTVTAVLGTIVLLFQALLLAHGGLTTLGANVFSMAIAGPFVAWGLFHGLTRMGAGAALAIFVAATLGDLATYVVTSLQLALAFPDPAGGIAGAASKFLGIFALTQVPLAISEGLLTVVVFNMLGRYSRSELKALDLFRGRVAS
- a CDS encoding energy-coupling factor ABC transporter substrate-binding protein, giving the protein MMKRNLILLALVVMLAIAPLLIHPPGTVEFAGADGQAELVIGEIAPDYEPWFQPLWEPPSGEIESLLFALQAAIGAGLLGYYFGLRRGRRDADPAADDTAAARADRPRA